In Deltaproteobacteria bacterium, a single genomic region encodes these proteins:
- a CDS encoding phosphatidylserine decarboxylase, which produces MMHQYIERESGRIRTEVFFGESLVKFLYGPVRENAPALFDILTSARISSFLGFLNYDVFLGQRINRRFFQDLGIDLSECLDPPHTLDTPRKVFERKIRYWELRPLAHGQDSILSPADAKAFVGSLRKSSSLFVKGKFFDLAELLGEERGGWVPAFQDGDFAVFRLTPEKYHYNHVPVSGKVLDIYEIPGRYHSCHPEAVLSIPTPYSKNKRVVTILDTDLPGGTGVGLVAMVEIVALMIGGIEQCYSEERYDYPQPITRGLFLRAGCPKSLFRPGSSTVILLFQKDRVIFEEDILRNQNTVNVESRYSLGLGRPVVETEVRVRSAVARARKVRS; this is translated from the coding sequence ATGATGCACCAGTATATCGAACGGGAATCGGGTAGGATCCGTACCGAGGTCTTCTTTGGTGAATCGCTCGTGAAGTTTCTCTATGGTCCGGTTCGTGAAAATGCCCCGGCCCTGTTTGATATCCTCACGTCGGCACGCATATCCTCCTTTCTGGGATTTCTGAACTACGATGTCTTTCTCGGCCAGCGCATCAACAGGCGTTTTTTCCAGGACTTAGGGATCGACCTCTCCGAGTGTCTCGACCCACCACATACCCTTGACACGCCCCGAAAGGTCTTTGAGCGCAAGATCCGCTACTGGGAACTCCGGCCACTTGCGCATGGACAGGATAGTATCCTTTCCCCTGCTGATGCGAAGGCATTCGTGGGCTCCCTTCGAAAGTCATCGAGCCTGTTCGTCAAGGGGAAGTTTTTCGATCTCGCGGAGCTCCTCGGAGAGGAAAGAGGCGGCTGGGTCCCTGCCTTCCAGGATGGGGACTTCGCCGTATTTCGGCTGACGCCTGAAAAATACCACTACAACCACGTCCCGGTCTCTGGAAAGGTCCTCGACATCTACGAGATCCCCGGGAGATATCATTCCTGCCATCCGGAGGCGGTCCTCTCGATTCCCACCCCCTATTCCAAAAACAAGAGGGTGGTGACGATCCTGGATACGGACCTGCCCGGGGGGACCGGGGTCGGCCTCGTCGCCATGGTAGAGATCGTGGCCCTCATGATCGGTGGGATCGAGCAGTGCTACAGCGAAGAGCGTTACGACTACCCACAACCGATCACACGCGGGCTCTTTCTTCGGGCAGGCTGTCCCAAGAGCCTCTTTCGCCCTGGGAGCAGCACGGTGATCCTGCTCTTTCAGAAGGATCGGGTCATTTTCGAGGAGGACATCCTTCGTAATCAGAACACTGTCAACGTGGAGAGTCGCTACAGCCTCGGGTTAGGCCGCCCGGTGGTGGAGACAGAGGTCCGTGTTCGATCTGCAGTCGCACGGGCGAGGAAGGTCAGGTCATGA